A stretch of the Uranotaenia lowii strain MFRU-FL chromosome 3, ASM2978415v1, whole genome shotgun sequence genome encodes the following:
- the LOC129754612 gene encoding neprilysin-2 isoform X3 gives MTTTTMQTVIKNPNWWMRRTALERVLTVISIVFGIAVIAMLISLIAVLPIQRISNANGDDISQSPSALTGSRRGKGLKFGTGKDSKESGELCLTPGCIHSASKALDQMDTSVEPCDDFYNYACGRFLKETTIPDEKVSVNTFSVISDRLQEQLRSLVSEEISETDATPFKLAKNLYKLCMNKTRIEEKGTKPLLDILEMLGGWPVLKGDNWDLDSSWNWTNSVKNFRKHGYSTDYFFDFSVGTDLKNSTRRIIDTDQAALGISREYLVKGFESPIVTAYYSYMVDMAVLFGADEERAKRELMDSLNFEIALANISLPNEKRRNATALYNPMSVKDFQHKYPYTDWVDYFNAILKDTGIAIDENEIIIVSVPSFMEQLGPLLQNTPKRTMANYVMWRISGFSSFFLTEVLRKRQLQYSTALSGKQEQEPRWKECVDITSGSLPISVGAMYIRKYFREESKSAALEMVNDIKSVFVDILRKVDWMDEVTRQSALEKVGSMMTHIGYPNELMDDQKIAEYYKDLKFQPEDNYLNTILYMNQFGTTKAFKKLRQAVNKTDWITHSRPAVVNAFYSSIENSIQFPAGILQGQFFSYERPRYMNYGAIGFVIGHEITHGFDDQGRQFDKNGNLVDWWQSDTKKAYLEKARCIIEQYGNYTEPNVKLNLNGINTQGENIADNGGIKEAYYAYRKWAEKNGPEPRLPGVDLSPEQMFWLSAAQTWCSVYRPETMKMRITTGVHSPGQFRVLGPMSNMVEFAKDFNCPVGSPMNPVNKCEVW, from the exons AAATCCCAACTGGTGGATGCGCCGCACCGCACTCGAGAGAGTTCTCACGGTGATCAGCATCGTGTTCGGGATTGCCGTGATCGCCATGCTGATCTCGCTGATCGCCGTGCTGCCGATCCAGCGGATATCAAACG CCAACGGCGATGACATCTCCCAATCACCATCGGCCTTGACGGGATCACGCCGCGGCAAGGGTCTGAAGTTCGGCACCGGCAAGGACTCCAAGGAAAGCGGCGAGCTGTGCCTCACCCCGGGATGCATCCACTCCG cCTCCAAGGCGCTGGACCAGATGGACACCAGCGTGGAACCGTGTGACGATTTCTACAACTACGCCTGCGGCCGATTCCTCAAGGAAACGACGATCCCGGATGAGAAGGTGTCGGTGAACACATTCTCGGTGATCAGCGATCGGCTGCAGGAACAACTGCGCTCGCTGGTCAGCGAAGAGATTTCCGAAACCGATGCCACCCCCTTCAAGCTGGCCAAGAACCTGTACAAGCTGTGCATGAACAAGA CACGGATCGAAGAAAAGGGAACGAAGCCACTACTCGATATCCTGGAAATGCTGGGCGGCTGGCCTGTACTCAAGGGCGACAACTGGGATCTGGACAGCTCATGGAACTGGACCAATTCGGTGAAGAACTTCCGCAAGCATGGCTACAGTACTGATTATTTCTTCGACTTCTCGGTTGGAACCGATCTTAAGAACTCCACTCGGCGTATAATTGAT ACCGATCAAGCCGCTCTGGGAATCAGTCGGGAATATCTAGTCAAGGGTTTCGAGAGCCCCATTGTGACTGCATACTACAGCTATATGGTCGATATGGCCGTACTGTTTGGAGCCGATGAAGAACGCGCCAAGCGTGAACTGATGGATTCGCTGAACTTTGAGATTGCCCTTGCTAACATTTCGCTGCCGAACGAGAAACGTCGTAACGCCACGGCCTTGTACAATCCGATGTCGGTTAAGGACTTCCAGCATAAGTATCCGTACACCGATTGGGTCGATTACTTCAACGCCATCCTCAAGGATACAGGAATCGCTATTGATGAGAACGAGATCATCATCGTCAGCGTTCCAAGCTTCATGGAACAACTGGGACCACTTCTTCAAAATACTCCAAAGAGAACGATGGCCAACTACGTCATGTGGCGTATTAGCGGGTTCTCGTCGTTCTTCTTGACCGAAGTCCTGCGCAAACGGCAGCTTCAGTACAGTACTGCATTGAGCGGCAAACAGGAACAGGAACCACGCTGGAAGGAATGCGTCGATATCACCTCAGGTAGTCTACCGATCTCGGTTGGAGCTATGTACATCCGAAAATACTTCCGTGAGGAGTCCAAGAGCGCTGCTCTGGAAATGGTGAACGATATCAAGTCAGTATTTGTGGATATTCTACGCAAGGTAGACTGGATGGATGAGGTCACTCGACAGTCGGCCCTCGAGAAGGTAGGATCCATGATGACTCACATCGGCTACCCGAATGAGCTGATGGACGACCAGAAAATTGCCGAATATTACAAAGATCTCAAGTTCCAACCGGAAGACAACTACCTGAACACGATTCTGTACATGAACCAGTTCGGAACTACTAAAGCGTTCAAGAAGCTACGCCAGGCCGTCAACAAGACCGATTGGATCACTCATTCGAGACCAGCTGTGGTCAATGCTTTCTACTCATCCATCGAAAACAGTATCC AATTCCCGGCCGGTATCCTGCAGGGTCAATTCTTCTCGTACGAACGTCCGCGGTACATGAACTACGGAGCCATTGGATTTGTCATCGGACACGAAATTACTCACGGCTTCGACGATCAGGGTCGGCAGTTCGACAAAAACGGAAACCTGGTCGATTGGTGGCAATCGGACACCAAGAAGGCCTACCTGGAGAAGGCACGCTGCATCATTGAACAGTACGGCAACTATACCGAGCCAAACGTTAAGCTCAACCTAAACGGTATTAACACCCAGGGTGAAAACATTGCCGACAACGGTGGCATCAAGGAGGCGTACTACGCCTATCGGAAGTGGGCCGAGAAAAACGGACCGGAACCACGTCTCCCGGGGGTAGATTTGAGTCCAGAGCAAATGTTCTGGCTGTCGGCTGCCCAAACCTGGTGCTCAGTCTACCGACCGGAAACAATGAAGATGCGTATCACTACCGGTGTTCACTCTCCTGGCCAGTTCCGAGTGCTCGGTCCCATGAGCAACATGGTGGAGTTTGCGAAAGATTTCAACTGTCCCGTGGGTTCGCCCATGAACCCAGTGAACAAATGCGAGGTTTGGTAA
- the LOC129754612 gene encoding neprilysin-2 isoform X1, with translation MDTATRRISTSRSLLIGGPGGVLWLRSFKNPNWWMRRTALERVLTVISIVFGIAVIAMLISLIAVLPIQRISNANGDDISQSPSALTGSRRGKGLKFGTGKDSKESGELCLTPGCIHSASKALDQMDTSVEPCDDFYNYACGRFLKETTIPDEKVSVNTFSVISDRLQEQLRSLVSEEISETDATPFKLAKNLYKLCMNKTRIEEKGTKPLLDILEMLGGWPVLKGDNWDLDSSWNWTNSVKNFRKHGYSTDYFFDFSVGTDLKNSTRRIIDTDQAALGISREYLVKGFESPIVTAYYSYMVDMAVLFGADEERAKRELMDSLNFEIALANISLPNEKRRNATALYNPMSVKDFQHKYPYTDWVDYFNAILKDTGIAIDENEIIIVSVPSFMEQLGPLLQNTPKRTMANYVMWRISGFSSFFLTEVLRKRQLQYSTALSGKQEQEPRWKECVDITSGSLPISVGAMYIRKYFREESKSAALEMVNDIKSVFVDILRKVDWMDEVTRQSALEKVGSMMTHIGYPNELMDDQKIAEYYKDLKFQPEDNYLNTILYMNQFGTTKAFKKLRQAVNKTDWITHSRPAVVNAFYSSIENSIQFPAGILQGQFFSYERPRYMNYGAIGFVIGHEITHGFDDQGRQFDKNGNLVDWWQSDTKKAYLEKARCIIEQYGNYTEPNVKLNLNGINTQGENIADNGGIKEAYYAYRKWAEKNGPEPRLPGVDLSPEQMFWLSAAQTWCSVYRPETMKMRITTGVHSPGQFRVLGPMSNMVEFAKDFNCPVGSPMNPVNKCEVW, from the exons AAATCCCAACTGGTGGATGCGCCGCACCGCACTCGAGAGAGTTCTCACGGTGATCAGCATCGTGTTCGGGATTGCCGTGATCGCCATGCTGATCTCGCTGATCGCCGTGCTGCCGATCCAGCGGATATCAAACG CCAACGGCGATGACATCTCCCAATCACCATCGGCCTTGACGGGATCACGCCGCGGCAAGGGTCTGAAGTTCGGCACCGGCAAGGACTCCAAGGAAAGCGGCGAGCTGTGCCTCACCCCGGGATGCATCCACTCCG cCTCCAAGGCGCTGGACCAGATGGACACCAGCGTGGAACCGTGTGACGATTTCTACAACTACGCCTGCGGCCGATTCCTCAAGGAAACGACGATCCCGGATGAGAAGGTGTCGGTGAACACATTCTCGGTGATCAGCGATCGGCTGCAGGAACAACTGCGCTCGCTGGTCAGCGAAGAGATTTCCGAAACCGATGCCACCCCCTTCAAGCTGGCCAAGAACCTGTACAAGCTGTGCATGAACAAGA CACGGATCGAAGAAAAGGGAACGAAGCCACTACTCGATATCCTGGAAATGCTGGGCGGCTGGCCTGTACTCAAGGGCGACAACTGGGATCTGGACAGCTCATGGAACTGGACCAATTCGGTGAAGAACTTCCGCAAGCATGGCTACAGTACTGATTATTTCTTCGACTTCTCGGTTGGAACCGATCTTAAGAACTCCACTCGGCGTATAATTGAT ACCGATCAAGCCGCTCTGGGAATCAGTCGGGAATATCTAGTCAAGGGTTTCGAGAGCCCCATTGTGACTGCATACTACAGCTATATGGTCGATATGGCCGTACTGTTTGGAGCCGATGAAGAACGCGCCAAGCGTGAACTGATGGATTCGCTGAACTTTGAGATTGCCCTTGCTAACATTTCGCTGCCGAACGAGAAACGTCGTAACGCCACGGCCTTGTACAATCCGATGTCGGTTAAGGACTTCCAGCATAAGTATCCGTACACCGATTGGGTCGATTACTTCAACGCCATCCTCAAGGATACAGGAATCGCTATTGATGAGAACGAGATCATCATCGTCAGCGTTCCAAGCTTCATGGAACAACTGGGACCACTTCTTCAAAATACTCCAAAGAGAACGATGGCCAACTACGTCATGTGGCGTATTAGCGGGTTCTCGTCGTTCTTCTTGACCGAAGTCCTGCGCAAACGGCAGCTTCAGTACAGTACTGCATTGAGCGGCAAACAGGAACAGGAACCACGCTGGAAGGAATGCGTCGATATCACCTCAGGTAGTCTACCGATCTCGGTTGGAGCTATGTACATCCGAAAATACTTCCGTGAGGAGTCCAAGAGCGCTGCTCTGGAAATGGTGAACGATATCAAGTCAGTATTTGTGGATATTCTACGCAAGGTAGACTGGATGGATGAGGTCACTCGACAGTCGGCCCTCGAGAAGGTAGGATCCATGATGACTCACATCGGCTACCCGAATGAGCTGATGGACGACCAGAAAATTGCCGAATATTACAAAGATCTCAAGTTCCAACCGGAAGACAACTACCTGAACACGATTCTGTACATGAACCAGTTCGGAACTACTAAAGCGTTCAAGAAGCTACGCCAGGCCGTCAACAAGACCGATTGGATCACTCATTCGAGACCAGCTGTGGTCAATGCTTTCTACTCATCCATCGAAAACAGTATCC AATTCCCGGCCGGTATCCTGCAGGGTCAATTCTTCTCGTACGAACGTCCGCGGTACATGAACTACGGAGCCATTGGATTTGTCATCGGACACGAAATTACTCACGGCTTCGACGATCAGGGTCGGCAGTTCGACAAAAACGGAAACCTGGTCGATTGGTGGCAATCGGACACCAAGAAGGCCTACCTGGAGAAGGCACGCTGCATCATTGAACAGTACGGCAACTATACCGAGCCAAACGTTAAGCTCAACCTAAACGGTATTAACACCCAGGGTGAAAACATTGCCGACAACGGTGGCATCAAGGAGGCGTACTACGCCTATCGGAAGTGGGCCGAGAAAAACGGACCGGAACCACGTCTCCCGGGGGTAGATTTGAGTCCAGAGCAAATGTTCTGGCTGTCGGCTGCCCAAACCTGGTGCTCAGTCTACCGACCGGAAACAATGAAGATGCGTATCACTACCGGTGTTCACTCTCCTGGCCAGTTCCGAGTGCTCGGTCCCATGAGCAACATGGTGGAGTTTGCGAAAGATTTCAACTGTCCCGTGGGTTCGCCCATGAACCCAGTGAACAAATGCGAGGTTTGGTAA
- the LOC129754612 gene encoding neprilysin-2 isoform X2 has protein sequence MTVALAWVSSRDGSYVKLLQAKRNPNWWMRRTALERVLTVISIVFGIAVIAMLISLIAVLPIQRISNANGDDISQSPSALTGSRRGKGLKFGTGKDSKESGELCLTPGCIHSASKALDQMDTSVEPCDDFYNYACGRFLKETTIPDEKVSVNTFSVISDRLQEQLRSLVSEEISETDATPFKLAKNLYKLCMNKTRIEEKGTKPLLDILEMLGGWPVLKGDNWDLDSSWNWTNSVKNFRKHGYSTDYFFDFSVGTDLKNSTRRIIDTDQAALGISREYLVKGFESPIVTAYYSYMVDMAVLFGADEERAKRELMDSLNFEIALANISLPNEKRRNATALYNPMSVKDFQHKYPYTDWVDYFNAILKDTGIAIDENEIIIVSVPSFMEQLGPLLQNTPKRTMANYVMWRISGFSSFFLTEVLRKRQLQYSTALSGKQEQEPRWKECVDITSGSLPISVGAMYIRKYFREESKSAALEMVNDIKSVFVDILRKVDWMDEVTRQSALEKVGSMMTHIGYPNELMDDQKIAEYYKDLKFQPEDNYLNTILYMNQFGTTKAFKKLRQAVNKTDWITHSRPAVVNAFYSSIENSIQFPAGILQGQFFSYERPRYMNYGAIGFVIGHEITHGFDDQGRQFDKNGNLVDWWQSDTKKAYLEKARCIIEQYGNYTEPNVKLNLNGINTQGENIADNGGIKEAYYAYRKWAEKNGPEPRLPGVDLSPEQMFWLSAAQTWCSVYRPETMKMRITTGVHSPGQFRVLGPMSNMVEFAKDFNCPVGSPMNPVNKCEVW, from the exons AAATCCCAACTGGTGGATGCGCCGCACCGCACTCGAGAGAGTTCTCACGGTGATCAGCATCGTGTTCGGGATTGCCGTGATCGCCATGCTGATCTCGCTGATCGCCGTGCTGCCGATCCAGCGGATATCAAACG CCAACGGCGATGACATCTCCCAATCACCATCGGCCTTGACGGGATCACGCCGCGGCAAGGGTCTGAAGTTCGGCACCGGCAAGGACTCCAAGGAAAGCGGCGAGCTGTGCCTCACCCCGGGATGCATCCACTCCG cCTCCAAGGCGCTGGACCAGATGGACACCAGCGTGGAACCGTGTGACGATTTCTACAACTACGCCTGCGGCCGATTCCTCAAGGAAACGACGATCCCGGATGAGAAGGTGTCGGTGAACACATTCTCGGTGATCAGCGATCGGCTGCAGGAACAACTGCGCTCGCTGGTCAGCGAAGAGATTTCCGAAACCGATGCCACCCCCTTCAAGCTGGCCAAGAACCTGTACAAGCTGTGCATGAACAAGA CACGGATCGAAGAAAAGGGAACGAAGCCACTACTCGATATCCTGGAAATGCTGGGCGGCTGGCCTGTACTCAAGGGCGACAACTGGGATCTGGACAGCTCATGGAACTGGACCAATTCGGTGAAGAACTTCCGCAAGCATGGCTACAGTACTGATTATTTCTTCGACTTCTCGGTTGGAACCGATCTTAAGAACTCCACTCGGCGTATAATTGAT ACCGATCAAGCCGCTCTGGGAATCAGTCGGGAATATCTAGTCAAGGGTTTCGAGAGCCCCATTGTGACTGCATACTACAGCTATATGGTCGATATGGCCGTACTGTTTGGAGCCGATGAAGAACGCGCCAAGCGTGAACTGATGGATTCGCTGAACTTTGAGATTGCCCTTGCTAACATTTCGCTGCCGAACGAGAAACGTCGTAACGCCACGGCCTTGTACAATCCGATGTCGGTTAAGGACTTCCAGCATAAGTATCCGTACACCGATTGGGTCGATTACTTCAACGCCATCCTCAAGGATACAGGAATCGCTATTGATGAGAACGAGATCATCATCGTCAGCGTTCCAAGCTTCATGGAACAACTGGGACCACTTCTTCAAAATACTCCAAAGAGAACGATGGCCAACTACGTCATGTGGCGTATTAGCGGGTTCTCGTCGTTCTTCTTGACCGAAGTCCTGCGCAAACGGCAGCTTCAGTACAGTACTGCATTGAGCGGCAAACAGGAACAGGAACCACGCTGGAAGGAATGCGTCGATATCACCTCAGGTAGTCTACCGATCTCGGTTGGAGCTATGTACATCCGAAAATACTTCCGTGAGGAGTCCAAGAGCGCTGCTCTGGAAATGGTGAACGATATCAAGTCAGTATTTGTGGATATTCTACGCAAGGTAGACTGGATGGATGAGGTCACTCGACAGTCGGCCCTCGAGAAGGTAGGATCCATGATGACTCACATCGGCTACCCGAATGAGCTGATGGACGACCAGAAAATTGCCGAATATTACAAAGATCTCAAGTTCCAACCGGAAGACAACTACCTGAACACGATTCTGTACATGAACCAGTTCGGAACTACTAAAGCGTTCAAGAAGCTACGCCAGGCCGTCAACAAGACCGATTGGATCACTCATTCGAGACCAGCTGTGGTCAATGCTTTCTACTCATCCATCGAAAACAGTATCC AATTCCCGGCCGGTATCCTGCAGGGTCAATTCTTCTCGTACGAACGTCCGCGGTACATGAACTACGGAGCCATTGGATTTGTCATCGGACACGAAATTACTCACGGCTTCGACGATCAGGGTCGGCAGTTCGACAAAAACGGAAACCTGGTCGATTGGTGGCAATCGGACACCAAGAAGGCCTACCTGGAGAAGGCACGCTGCATCATTGAACAGTACGGCAACTATACCGAGCCAAACGTTAAGCTCAACCTAAACGGTATTAACACCCAGGGTGAAAACATTGCCGACAACGGTGGCATCAAGGAGGCGTACTACGCCTATCGGAAGTGGGCCGAGAAAAACGGACCGGAACCACGTCTCCCGGGGGTAGATTTGAGTCCAGAGCAAATGTTCTGGCTGTCGGCTGCCCAAACCTGGTGCTCAGTCTACCGACCGGAAACAATGAAGATGCGTATCACTACCGGTGTTCACTCTCCTGGCCAGTTCCGAGTGCTCGGTCCCATGAGCAACATGGTGGAGTTTGCGAAAGATTTCAACTGTCCCGTGGGTTCGCCCATGAACCCAGTGAACAAATGCGAGGTTTGGTAA